A genomic stretch from Xenopus laevis strain J_2021 chromosome 6S, Xenopus_laevis_v10.1, whole genome shotgun sequence includes:
- the col1a2.S gene encoding collagen alpha-2(I) chain: MLSFVDTRTVLLLAVSLYLTTCQSVNEVQRGPRGDKGPQGDRGPAGPPGRDGVDGEPGLPGPPGPPGLGGNFAAQYDSSKAGGEPGPAGLMGPRGPPGSPGSPGAQGFQGHPGEPGEPGQPGPAGNKGPTGPPGKPGEDGHPGKSGRPGERGVLGPQGARGFPGTPGLPGFKGIRGHNGLDGQKGAPGVAGVKGENGANGENGSPGQAGARGLPGERGRVGPPGPAGSRGSDGSGGPTGPAGPIGSAGSPGLPGAPGAKGEIGSAGSTGPSGAAGPRGEPGAPGALGPVGPAGNPGANGVNGAKGAAGLPGVSGAPGLPGARGIPGPPGPSGPAGARGLSGDPGVAGGKGDTGAKGEPGSAGPSGPAGPSGEEGRKGPNGEPGSSGPAGNAGIRGVPGTRGLPGPDGRAGGMGAPGSRGSTGSPGARGPNGDAGRPGEPGLLGARGLPGLSGSPGPAGKEGPAGPQGLEGRSGPAGPPGARGEPGSIGFPGPKGPSGEPGKNGDKGSQGPSGNRGAPGPDGNNGAQGPPGLVGNTGDKGEQGPAGAPGFQGLPGPGGPAGELGKHGERGAPGDFGPAGPAGTRGERGTPGESGAAGPFGPLGPRGPTGAPGSDGAKGEPGAAGLNGALGPSGPGGIPGERGAAGIPGPKGDKGDAGHAGEYGNPGRDGGRGAAGAAGAPGPAGSAGDRGESGPAGPSGLAGPRGAPGERGEAGPAGSTGFAGPSGAAGHNGVKGERGPKGPKGEGGSPGALGAVGSHGPAGPNGPAGTTGPRGDGGSPGANGFPGPAGRTGAPGPAGIVGPGGPTGHPGKDGARGPRGDSGPVGRPGEQGIGGPQGVSGEKGPSGESGPAGAPGASGPSGMLGSLGISGLPGSRGERGSPGGPGSNGEPGPAGPAGAAGARGPSGPVGSAGPNGVPGEAGRDGNPGNDGPSGRDGLPGIKGERGYPGNTGPAGSLGAAGAPGAVGPAGKSGNRGEPGSVGPSGVVGPAGPRGPAGVQGGRGDKGEAGEKGARGLDGRKGHNGLQGLPGPAGSPGETGPAGTNGPSGPRGPAGPSGPPGKEGRSGHNGPIGPVGLRGPAGHQGPAGPPGSPGLPGPPGSNGGGYDGGFGGEYFRADQPARRPKDYEVDATLKSLNNQIETILTPEGSKKNPARTCRDLRLGHPDWSSGFYWIDPNQGCTSDAIRVFCDFSTGETCIHANPENIPQKNWYTTKTKDRKPVWFGETINGGTQFEYNDEGITSKDMATQFAFMRLLANHASQNITYHCKNSIAYMDGQTGNLKKAILLQGSNDVELRAEGNSRFTFSVLEDSCTQHTGEWGRTVIEYRTNKPSRLPILDIAPLDIGGEDQEFGLDIGPVCFK; the protein is encoded by the exons GGCGTTGATGGAGAACCAGGCTTACCCGGACCCCCTGGCCCACCTGGCCTTGGCGGA AACTTTGCTGCTCAATATGACTCATCTAAAGCTGGCGGAGAACCTGGCCCTGCG GGTTTAATGGGACCAAGAGGACCCCCTGGATCACCTGGATCCCCT GGTGCTCAAGGTTTCCAAGGACATCCCGGTGAACCTGGTGAACCTGGCCAACCT GGTCCTGCAGGAAATAAAGGTCCCACTGGTCCACCTGGAAAACCCGGTGAAGAT ggtcaCCCTGGTAAATCTGGAAGACCTGGTGAGAGAGGCGTTCTAGGACCTCAG GGTGCACGTGGTTTCCCTGGAACTCCCGGTCTCCCTGGATTTAAAGGAATTAGG GGTCACAATGGTCTGGATGGTCAGAAGGGAGCCCCAGGTGTTGCAGGTGTCAAG ggAGAAAATGGTGCCAATGGTGAAAACGGATCCCCTGGTCAGGCT GGTGCACGTGGTCTCCCAGGTGAAAGAGGACGCGTTGGACCTCCTGGCCCAGCT GGCTCCCGTGGAAGCGATGGCAGTGGAGGCCCCACCGGCCCAGCT GGTCCCATTGGTTCTGCTGGTTCTCCTGGTCTTCCTGGTGCTCCTGGTGCTAAG GGTGAAATTGGATCTGCAGGAAGCACTGGTCCTTCTGGTGCTGCTGGTCCTCGAGGTGAACCTGGTGCACCTGGTGCTCTTGGGCCTGTTGGACCTGCT GGTAACCCTGGTGCTAATGGAGTCAACGGAGCTAAAGGTGCAGCT GGTCTCCCTGGCGTATCTGGTGCTCCTGGTTTGCCTGGCGCACGTGGAATCCCCGGTCCCCCAGGACCTTCTGGTCCAGCTGGAGCTAGAGGACTTTCT GGtgatcctggtgttgctggtggAAAAGGAGACACTGGTGCCAAGGGTGAACCT GGTTCTGCTGGTCCCTCTGGTCCTGCTGGTCCATCTGGAGAAGAAGGCAGGAAAGGTCCCAACGGAGAACCTGGATCATCTGGGCCTGCTGGCAATGCTGGAATTAGA GGTGTTCCTGGAACTCGTGGTCTGCCTGGGCCTGATGGTAGAGCTGGTGGAATG GGTGCTCCTGGTAGTCGTGGTTCTACTGGTTCTCCTGGAGCCAGAGGTCCAAATGGTGATGCTGGACGCCCTGGAGAGCCTGGTCTTCTTGGTGCAAGA GGGCTTCCTGGTTTATCTGGCAGCCCTGGACCTGCTGGCAAGGAAGGTCCTGCT ggTCCTCAAGGTCTTGAGGGTCGTTCTGGTCCCGCTGGTCCACCTGGCGCAAGAGGTGAACCTGGTAGCATTGGATTCCCTGGCCCCAAGGGTCCATCT GGTGAACCTGGAAAGAATGGAGATAAGGGAAGCCAAGGTCCTTCTGGAAACAGG GGAGCCCCTGGACCCGATGGTAACAATGGAGCTCAAGGACCCCCAGGACTTGTT GGCAATACAGGAGACAAAGGTGAACAAGGTCCTGCTGGTGCCCCAGGCTTCCAG GGTCTTCCAGGACCCGGTGGCCCTGCTGGAGAACTTGGCAAACACGGAGAAAGA GGTGCTCCTGGTGACTTTGGTCCTGCTGGCCCAGCTGGAACAAGA GGTGAACGTGGTACTCCTGGAGAGAGTGGTGCTGCAGGTCCATTTGGACCTCTTGGACCCCGAGGCCCAACTGGTGCACCTGGATCTGATGGAGCCAAG GGAGAACCTGGTGCAGCTGGATTAAACGGTGCTCTTGGACCATCCGGCCCTGGCGGAATCCCAGGAGAGAGAGGTGCAGCTGGTATTCCTGGACCAAAGGGAGACAAG GGTGATGCTGGCCATGCTGGAGAATATGGTAACCCAGGAAGAGATGGTGGTCGT GGTGCTGCTGGTGCTGCTGGTGCTCCCGGTCCTGCTGGTTCTGCTGGTGACAGG GGTGAATCTGGCCCCGCTGGTCCTTCTGGTCTTGCTGGTCCTCGTGGAGCTCCT ggtgaaCGCGGAGAGGCTGGTCCAGCTGGTTCTACTGGTTTTGCTGGTCCATCT GGTGCAGCTGGTCACAATGGTGTCAAGGGAGAAAGAGGACCAAAAGGACCAAAGGGTGAAGGTGGTTCTCCTGGTGCTCTTGGTGCAGTTGGCTCTCACGGACCTGCA GGTCCCAATGGTCCAGCTGGCACTACTGGTCCCCGAGGTGATGGCGGTTCTCCT GGTGCAAACGGTTTCCCCGGTCCTGCTGGAAGAACTGGTGCTCCTGGCCCTGCT GGTATTGTTGGTCCTGGTGGCCCTACAGGCCACCCTGGTAAGGATGGTGCAAGAGGTCCTCGTGGTGACAGTGGACCAGTTGGCCGTCCTGGAGAACAAGGTATCGGTGGTCCACAAGGTGTGTCTGGCGAGAAGGGTCCATCTGGTGAATCTGGTCCTGCT GGTGCTCCTGGAGCTTCTGGTCCTTCTGGTATGCTTGGTTCTCTTGGTATCTCTGGTCTTCCAGGATCTAGAGGTGAACGTGGTTCCCCTGGTGGCCCTGGATCTAAT GGTGAGCCAGGTCCTGCTGGTCCTGCTGGTGCTGCTGGTGCCCGAGGTCCATCTGGCCCCGTGGGCTCTGCTGGTCCTAATGGTGTTCCTGGTGAAGCTGGTCGTGAT ggcaATCCTGGTAATGATGGTCCATCTGGTCGTGATGGTCTTCCTGGAATTAAG GGAGAACGTGGCTATCCTGGAAACACTGGCCCTGCTGGATCTCTTGGTGCTGCTGGAGCTCCAGGAGCTGTTGGCCCTGCTGGAAAATCTGGAAACCGTGGTGAACCT GGTTCAGTTGGTCCTTCTGGAGTTGTTGGCCCCGCTGGTCCCAGAGGCCCAGCT GGAGTACAAGGTGGTCGTGGTGACAAGGGTGAAGCTGGTGAGAAGGGAGCTAGAGGTTTGGATGGACGCAAAGGACATAATGGTTTACAAGGTCTCCCTGGTCCTGCT GGTTCTCCAGGAGAAACAGGTCCTGCTGGTACCAACGGTCCATCTGGCCCAAGG GGTCCAGCTGGCCCATCCGGCCCTCCAGGCAAAGAAGGACGTTCCGGACATAATGGTCCAATCGGCCCAGTCGGTCTTCGTGGTCCAGCTGGTCACCAAGGTCCTGCT GGTCCCCCTGGATCACCTGGTCTTCCTGGTCCTCCTGGCTCAAATGGTGGTGGATATGATGGTGGCTTTGGTGGTGAATACTTCAGAGCTGACCAGCCTGCTCGCAGACCAAAGGATTATGAAGTTGACGCCACTCTGAAATCTTTGAACAATCAAATTGAGACAATCCTTACCCCAGAAGGCTCAAAGAAGAACCCTGCCCGCACTTGCCGTGACTTAAGACTCGGTCACCCAGACTGGAGCAGTG GATTCTACTGGATTGATCCTAACCAAGGCTGCACATCTGATGCCATCAGAGTATTCTGTGATTTCTCCACTGGTGAGACCTGCATCCATGCCAACCCAGAAAACATTCCACAGAAGAACTGGTACACTACCAAGACCAAGGATAGGAAGCCTGTATGGTTTGGTGAAACCATTAACGGTGGCACACAG TTTGAATACAACGATGAAGGAATCACTTCCAAGGACATGGCCACTCAGTTTGCTTTCATGCGTTTGCTGGCTAATCACGcatctcagaatattacttacCACTGCAAGAACAGCATTGCCTATATGGATGGACAGACCGGAAACCTGAAGAAGGCCATCTTGCTACAAGGATCCAATGATGTTGAGCTACGTGCGGAGGGCAACAGCAGATTCACTTTCAGCGTCCTTGAAGATAGTTGCACG caaCACACAGGCGAATGGGGAAGAACAGTCATAGAATACAGAACAAACAAACCATCTCGCTTACCCATCCTGGACATTGCACCCTTGGACATTGGTGGTGAAGACCAAGAGTTTGGCCTGGACATTGGCCCAGTCTGTTTCAAATAA